TCATTTTAAACCCGAAGAAAATGCAGTCACATGACTACCAAGTGGCAGCTCTCGGAGCCTCTCTGGCCCCAAGTCCAGGGTTCCATAGAGGCAGCCCCAGCATGGCATGTTTTCAGTCCCCAAATGAGACTCTGGAGACAAATGTCTCTGGAGACAGAGCAGCAGCCTGGATAAGTCACAATGGGTGACGTCACTCAGGGCTCAACCCCTGGGCAGCTTAACTTGCTAGGGACTTTAGGAGTCTGCTGCAAAACCTGAGGGTCTTAGCTGAGCAGTCGCAGGCTGGGCCCGTTGCCCTGGGCTCCTGTGAGTAAAACCCAGTCAGTTTTGAGTACCCAGTAAGGCATCCATCGAGTTATTTTGCAGCCAGGGGTGCTATTAAGAACAGtcgcggctgggtgtggtggctcatgcctgtaatcccagcactttgggaggccaaggtgggtggatcacctgaggtcaggagttccagaccagcctggccaacatggcgaaaccctctctctactaaaaatacaaaaaaattagctgggtgtggtggcaggcgcctgtaatcccagcttctgaggaggctaaggaaggagaatcacttgaacccgggaggcagaggttgcagtgagctgagatcgttccattgcactccagcctggataacaaaagtgagattccgtctcaaaaaaaaaacagttgtccTCTTTGGGGATTAGGGACAGCCTGCCtgagcacttctctctcccattgCCCCAGTGAAGTATTCCAGGCCACTGGGTTTAGACTCTGCACCATGTAGGGGTGTCTGACCTGCACTTGCTCCTTGGTGGCACGGGCAGCCTATGGCTCTTGTTGCGGGCTGTGGCCAAAGCCTGGCCTGGATCTTGGTGACTCTGCTTCTCCCTGGCCTGAGGGAGCTGCCCAGAGCCTGCCCACCACCTGCTGCGTGTCTTTGCGGTGTCATTTCTCGCACACATGCCGTGCAGTGGCACCCCCAAGGATGGCCGTTCACTAAGGCccattgtttttgtctttttgcttcGTGTTTTCTGGCCTGGTGTTTTTATCATATACATGTGATCCAGGGATAATTCCCAGAATGTTGACGGGATTTTAAGTAGCGTTTGTATCCTcctgtttttttcacttaacattgggCCAGTTGACTCAcactctgttttttgttgttgtttttttgagacggagtctcactgtgtcacccagactgaagtgcagtggcacgatcttggcatactgcaacctctgcttcccagattcaagcagttctcctgcctcagcctcctgagtagctgggactacaggcacaggccaccacgccctgctaatttttgtatttttagtaaatacagggtttcaccatgttggccagcctagtctcaaactcctgacctcaagtgatccgcccacctcggcctcccaaagtgctgggattacaggggactCACACTTTGTAACAACCTTAAACAAGGTCATGCATTTCCCTTTGGGTCTTACCTGCTCTTCAGTGGCTGCCTGCAGGTGGAGAGACCCTCCCCCTTGGGCCCCCTCGACCTTGTTTCAGAATGGGGCCATTGCTGGGCCGGCTGTGGGTGCCTGCCACGTGAAGGACTCATTAAGGCCCTGTTTAAGCCTGATGATAATGAGGCTTTTgtggatttttctctttaagcGACCAAGCAAGTCCAGAGAAGACCACCCCCTGTAGGGCCCAAATCTGAGAGAGGTACTTGGGAGCCTGCTTCGCTGGGAGCAGCCTCCGTTTGCGTGTGTGGCCGTTCACTGGCTTGTGTTTCTAGAGCCGGGAGGACCCTTTTCTGCAATGCAGGGTTCACACGGGGTTCGCAGCCTGAAGACGGAGCAGTCCGAATTCTCTTCCCTGTGCAGTTTGCGCAGCTGTGTTTGTCTGATGGGCTTTCTAATCCTGTCTGCTCTCCTTGACTTCAGGGACaatggcattacaggcatgagccaccatgcctggctgtctccctatttttcagatgaagacatAGGCTTAAGGAGGTCAGGTGACTTGCCCACGACCACTCTGTAAGTAAGAGGCATGAAAAGGATTTGGAGCCGCCACCACCAAGCCCATTGGTCACCCTGGGTCTCTGAAgtcagggaggcaggaggatgggagGTCTGAGGAGGCAGAGAGGCTGAGCCTGGAGGCCCTGGCCGAGGCcccatctgttgtttccttatgTGGAAAAGAAGAGGCTTCATTTGTCCTATTGCCACAGAGCTTACTACTTCAGGAACATCCAAGACGTGGAAatcggcagggcacggtggctcacatctataatcccggcactttgggaggttgaggtgggagaatcgcttgaggccagaagttcaagaccagcctgggcaacatagtcagaccccgtctctataaaaaacattatttaaaaaaaagacatggaagtCAAATTCTAAAAACTggtgctggctgggcgcagtggctcatgcctgtaatcctagtgctttgggaggccgaggcgggtggatcacctgaggtcaggagttcaagaccagcctggccaacatggtaaaacctctaCTAAAgaagtctttactaaaaatacaaaaatccagtctctactaaaataagtctctactaaaaatacaaaaattagccaggcatggtgctgcacgcctgtaatatcatctacttgggagactgaggcaggagaattgcttgatcctgggaggcggaggttgcagtgagccgagatcacgccattgcactccagcctcggtgtcagaatgagactccgtctcaaaaaaaaccccaaaagaacaaaacaacaacaaaagaaaactagtgCTTATTCGTCACTGGCCAAGCTGCCCATTGGCTAGATGGGTGCTTCAAAGAGCTGCCCTTCTCCAGGTCTGGCCAGCAGGTATGTGTTACAGCAAATGCCTGGGGCAGCGGCAGGGCCATTGCTGCGGGAAGCTTCTGGACTTGCAGGAAAGCTAAGTTCTCAGACTGCAGGGGAGCTAAGCACACCTCGGCACAGGGTGAGGCCTGCGGTTCTCAGACTTCAGTCTTTGTGGAGCTGGAGAAAAATGAGGCTTTACAGGCCCCACCCATAGAGATTCTGCTCTGTCCACTCTTGATGGGGATCGAGAAATTTGCATTTTGCAAGTCCCGCTTTCCTCCTTGAAAGATCCGGAGATTCTGACGCAGGGTTCCGTGAGCCACACTTTGGAAAACACGGACCCATGAGACAGAATAGCAGAGTGGTGAAGTGTAACAGAGGCCTGGGAAGTGCAGTAACAGAAGCAAGTTTGAGGGTAAAGGACACcgagaggagggagggacagcatctgcatggagaggagaggagacccCCCAGCAGCTTCCGGGGTGTTGGAAGGGTGCGCTAGTAACTGCTATGCATGGCAGGTGAGGAACTGTACGGCAGGGCACAGCAGCATGAAGCGGCATGGCTCATGTGGACAGCTAGGGACAGGCAGGCGTGGAGCAGGCATCCTGTTCTGAAGCCCATATCCCACAGAGGAGCCAGGGAGCTGGCAGGAGCCCTGAACTAGCTGAACAGCTGAACATTCACCCTGTGGGGAAAGGGTCAGAAGCGTCCAGGCTTGAGGGCACAGCTGGGTCCCATCACTGCGTCACCTTTATTTAGGATAAAGGCCCTGAAGAATTGCATTAGAGGTTGGCAAAGCATATCTACCACCTCCTGGAGCCACCCTGGCCGCAGGGattataattatttccattttcaaattaAGGCCTCtgagctcagagaggggaagtgacttgTCAGAGGCCACACAGCTTGTTGGAGCCCATCTCTTGACCCAAAGACCGTGGGGCCAAGTTGGCCACCTCTCTGGGAGCGGGTATTGGATGGTGGTTGATGGTTTTCCATTGCTTTCCTGGGAAAGGGGTGTCTCTGTCCCTAAGCAAAAAGGCATGGGGGAAGAGATGCTTCTCCAGGGCAGCCACCTGCTGTAGCTGCGCTTCCAACCTGGCTTCCACCTGCCTAACCCAGTGGTGAGCCTGGGAATGGACCCGCGGGACAGGCAGCCCCCAGGGCCTTTTCTGACCCCACCCACCCGAGTCCCGGcttcactcccttccttccttcccaggtGAACCTCCAAAATCAGGGGATCGCAGCGGCTACAGCAGCCCCGGCTCCCCAGGCACTCCCGGCAGCCGCTCCCGCACCCCGTCCCTTCCAACCCCACCCACCCGGGAGCCCAAGAAGGTGGCGGTGGTCCGTACTCCACCCAAGTCGCCATCTTCCGCCAAGAGCCGCCTGCAGACAGCCCCCGTGCCCATGCCAGACCTGAAGAACGTCAAGTCCAAGATCGGCTCCACTGAGAACCTGAAGCACCAGCCGGGAGGCGGGAAGGTAAGAGTGGCTGGCTGCGCGTGGAGGTGTGGGGGGCTGCGCGTGGAGGTGTGGGGGGCTGCCTCTGGAGGGGTAGGGCTGCGCATGGAGGGGTAGGGCTGCGGCTGAGCGTGGAGTCGTGGGGCTGCGCATGGAGGTGCGCGGCTGTGCCTGGAGCTGTGGGGCTGCGCCTGGAGGTGTGGGGTTCCCCGCACCTGAGCACCCCTGCATAACACCACAGTCCCCTCTGGACCCTCTTCAAGGAAGTTCAGTTCTTTATTGGGCTCTCCACTACACTGCGAGTGCCCTCCTCAGGCGAGAGAACGTTCTGGCTCTTCTCTTGCCCTTCAGCCCCTGTTAATCGGACAGAGATGGCAGGGCTGTGTCTCCACGGCCGGAGGCTCTCATAGTCGGGGCACCCACAGCGGTTCCCCACCTGCCTTCTGGGCAGAACACACTGCCACCCATAGGTGGGCATCTCTACTCGTGGGCCATCTGCTTAGGTTGGGTTCCTCTGGATTCTGGGGAGATTGGGGGTTCTGTTTTGATCAGCTGATTCTTCTGGGGGCAAGTGGGTGCTCGCGAGCTCTCCAGCTTCCTAAAGGTGGAGAAGCACGGACTTCGGGAGCCTGGCCTGGATCCCTTTCCCCGTTCCTGTCCCTGTGCCCTTCATCTGGGTGCGTTAGGGCTGACATACAAAGCACCACAGTGAAAGAACAGCAGTATGCTTCCTCACTAGCCAGGTGTGGGCGGGTGGGTTTCCTCCAAGGCCTCTCTGTGGCCGTGGGTAGCCACCTCTGCCTTGCACCGCTgcggtcttccctctgtgtgtgctCCTGGTAGCTCTGCGCATGCTCATCTTGTAAGAACACCatggcggccgggcacagtgcctcacgcctgtaatcccagcactttgggaggccgaggcgggcagatcacgaggtcaggagttcgagaccaacctgaccaacagggtgaaacctcgtctctactaaaaatacaaaaatacctgggcatggtggtggtgcgtgcctgtaatcccagctactcaggaggctgaggcaggagaatcgcttgaacccagtaggcagaggttgcagtgagccaagatagtgccactgcactccagtctgagcaacagagcgagactctgtctcaaaacaaacaaacaaacaaaaaaaacccaccatgGCTTAGGGCCCAGCCTGATGACCTCATTTTTCACTTAATCACCTCtctaaaggccctgtctccaaatagagTCACCTTCTAAGGTACAGGGGCGGGGggctagggcttcaacatatgaatttgcggGGACCACAGTTCAGCCCAGGACCCCACTCCCGCCACCCAGCACTGGGGGAGCTGGGGAAGGGTGAAGAGGAGGCTGGGGGTGAGAAGGACCACGGCTCACTCTGAGGCTGCAGGTGTGCTGGGCCTTCTGGGCACTGGGCCTCGGGGAGCTAAGGGGCTTTCCGGAACCCTGGGCCTATGTGTCAGCTTGCCTCCCCCACCCAGGCGCTCTCCACACCTCTGAATTTCTTATCTCTTGGGCCTGAGCCTGGGGCATGTGGAGGGAGGGTGGCCACCAGTGCACGTGGGCACCTTGCCTCAAACCCtgccacctccccccacccaggATCGGATGCAGGAGCCCCCCTGCCCCCGAACAAGCTTGTGAGTGCAGTGTCACATCCCGTTGGGATGGAAATGGACGGTAGGGTTAAAGGGGACGCATGTGTAGACCCTGCCTCTGTGCATCAAGCCTCTTTTGAGAGCCCCTGCGTGCCAGGCCATGCACAGAGGTGGAGAAGACTCAGCTGTGCCCTGGAGCACCTCCTCTCATCGAGGAAAGGACAGACGGTGGCTCCCCTGTGGCTGTGGGGACAAGGGCAGAGCTCCCTGGAACAccggagggagggaaggaagagagcatCTCAGGATCTCCCTCCTGAGATGGCAAACGATCCGGGTTAAATTAAGGTCCGGCCTCTCCCTGCTCAGGCATGTGGAGCTTGTAGTGGAAGAGGCTCTCTGGACCCTCACCCACCACAATGGCCTGGTTAGAGACCTTGGGGAAACAACTCACAGGCGACCCGGGGCCTCTGTCCTGTACCACAGCTGAGGGAAACTGTCCCGCGCGTCCACTGGGGACAATGCCCTCCCTCATCTCCAGACTTTCCAGTCCTCATTCAGTTCTCGAAAGTCGCCTCCAGAAGCCCCATCTTGGGACCACTGTGACCTTCATTCTTCAGGGTGCCTGGCCTTGCTGCTGCCCAAGACCCCAGAGGGGCCCTCACTGGCCTTTCCTGCCTTTTCTCCCATTGCCCACCCATGCACCCCCATCCTGCTTCAGCACCCAGACTGCCATCCAGGCACACCCAGGATCTCCTCAAGTCACATAACAGGCAGCACCCACAAGGTGCTCCCTTCCCCCCAGCCTGAATCTGCTGCTCCCCGTCTGGGGTTCCCTGCCCATGCACCCCCGGGGGCCCCTGGGTTCTGCCACACCCTGCCCTGTGTCCCACGGTGGGGAACGTCCTTCTCTCCttatctcttcccttcccttaaaCCCAAGTTCAGTTGccatctcctccaggaagtcttcctggaTTCCCCTCTCTTCTTAAAGCCCCTGTAAACCCTGACCACACTGAACATGTGTCTGCCGCTCCCTAGTCTGGGCCATGACTGAGGGTGGAGGCCGAGTCTCATGCATTTTTGCAGCCCCCACGAGACTGTGCAGGTGGCTGGCCCTCATTGAATACGGGGTTAATTTAACTCAGCCTCTGTGTGAGTGGATGATTCAGGTTGCCAGAGACAGAACCCTCAGCTTAGCATGGGAGGTAGCTTCCCTGTTGACCCTGAGTTCATCTGAGGTTGGCTTGGAAGGTGTGGGCACCATTTGGCCCAGTTCttacagctctgaagagagcagcaggaaTGGGGCTGGGCAGGGAAGACAACTTTCCATCGAAGACCCTTTTCAGGGCCAGAACTGTCCCTCCCACCCTGCGGCTGCCCTGCCTCTGCCCATGAGGGGTGAGAGTCAGGCGACCTCATGCCAAGTGCAGAAAGGGGCAGACGGGGCTCCAGGTTACGACGTCACTACGCTGGGCGGAGACAGCACGTCCAAATCTACTAAAGGGTTAAAGGAGAAAGGGTGACTTTACTTTTCTTAAGATATTTTGGGGGACGAAGTGTGGAAAAGTGGCAGAGGACACAGTCACAGCCTCCCTTAAATGCCAGGAAAGCCTAGAAAAATTGTCTGAAATCAAACCTCAGCCATAACAAAGACCAACACATGAAtatccaggaaaaaaagaaaaagaaaaatgtcatacGGGGTCCACGCACAAGAGCCTTTAAAATGACCCGCTGAAGGGTGTcaggcctcctcctcctggacTGGCCTGAAGGCTCCACGAGGTTTTGCTGAGACCTTTGGGTCCCTGTGGCCTCATGTAGTGCCCAgcatgtagtaagtgctcaataaatgtttggctACAAAAGAGGCAAAGCTGGCGGAGTCTGAAGAATCGCTCAATCCTGCCGGAACAGATGCTCACACCGAAGGGAAAAGAGCAGGAGCCAAGTCACGTTTGGGAACCTGCAGAGGCTGAAAACTGCCGCAGATTGCTGCAAATCATCGGGGGAAAAACGGAAAACGTCTGTTTTCCCCTTTgtgcttttctctgttttctcctttgtgcttttctctgttttcagGATTTGCTACAGTGAACATATATTGCTTTGGGGCCCCAAATGGAAttattgtgaaaggaaaatgcaGATAATCAGGTGGCCGCACTGGAGCACCAGCTGGGTAGGGGTGGAGAttgcagggaaggaggaagagctgGGTGGGGTGCCAGGCAGGAAGAGCCCGTAGGCCCCGCCGATCTTGCGGGAGTCGTGGGCGGCAGTGTTCCATCCTGACTATAAAAGGGAGCACCTGGTGGGAAGAGGGAATTCTTTTAAACATCATTCCAGTGCCCAAGCTTCCTGGACCTGTTGTCATCTTGGGGTGGGCCTCCCCTGGGTGACTCTAGTGTGCAGCCTGGCTGAGACTCAGTGGCCCTGGATTCTTACTGCTGACACCTACCCTCAACCTCAACCACTGCAGCCTCCTGTGCACCCTGATCCAGTGACTCATTTTCCACTTTCAGTCCCAGCTCTATCCCTATTTGCAGTTTCCAAGCGCCTGGCTCCTCCGTCAGCTCAGACCCAGCCAGGCCAGCCCCTGGGTCCCACATCCCCTTTGCCAAGCTCATCCCCGCCCTGTTTGGCCTGCGGGAGTGGGAGTGTGtccagacacagagacaaaggaccagcttttaaaacattttgttggggccacgtgtggtggctcacacctaatcccaacacttggggaggccaaggcagaaggatcacttgagtccaggagttcgagaccagcctgggcaacatagggagaccctgtctctacaattttttttttttaattagctgggcctgtTGGCACTCtcctttagttccagctactccagaggctgaggtaggaggaccgcttgagcctgggaggtcggggctgcaatgagccatgttcacaccactaaACGCCGGCCTGggcgagaccctgtatcaaaaaaagtaaaatgaatccTGTACATTATATTAAGGTGCCCCAAATTGTACTTAGAAGGATTTCATAGTTTTAAAtacttttgttatttaaaaaaataaatgactgcAGCATATAAATTAGGTTCTTAATGGAGGGGAAAAAgaatacaagaaaagaaataagaatctagaaacaaagatgaaagcagaaataaaccaGAAAACACAACCTTGCActcctaacttaaaaaaaaaaatgaagaaaacacaacCAGTAAAACAACATATAACAGCATCAAAAGCTggctcctggctgggcgcggtggtgcatgcctgtaatcccaacactttgggaggccgatgctggaggatcacttgagaccaggagttcaaggttgcagtgagctatgatcataccactacaccctagcctgggcaacagagcgagactgagactctattaaaaaaaaaaaaaaaaaaatgctggttccttccttatttcattcctttattcattcagaCAACATTTATGGGGCACCTCTGAGCACCAGGCTCTGTGCTCAGAGCTTTTGCCCCCAGGGTCCAGGCCAGGGACAGGGGCAGGTGAGCAGAGAAAGGGCCAGTCACAGCAGCAGGAGGAATGTAGGATGGAGAGCTTGGCCAGGGAAGGACATGGAGGGGGAGCAGCCCGCACAAGTCAGCAAGCCAGAGAAGACAGGCAGACCCTTGTTTGGGACCTGTTCAGTGGCCTTTGAAAGGACAGCCCCCACCCAGAGTGCTAGGTGCAGGAGCTGAAGGAGGATAGTGGAACACTGCAACGTGGAGCTCTTCagagcaaaagcaaaataaagaactGGGGGCGGCTGGGGCAGCAGAGGGCGTGTGTTCAGCGCTAAGGGGTGTGAAGCTTGAGTGCTAGGAGAGTTCACACTGGCAGAAGAGAGGTTGGGGCAGCTGCAAGCCGCCGGACATCATCTGATAGGACAGAGGGTGGTGGAGGGTGGCCCCGAAGAGAGGCTCAGTTCAGCTGGCAGTGGCCATGGGAGTGCTGAAGCAGGCGGGCTGTTGGCATCTGCTGGGGAGGGTTAAGCAGGGGTGAGGGCCCAGCCTCAGCAGCCCTTCTTGGGGGGTCGCTGGGAAACACAGAGGAGAGCTGAAGAAGCAAGGAGTCCCAGGGGCCACGTAGGGCGAGAGAGAAGTTGCTCATGTGGGGCCCAGGCTGCAGGATCAGGAGAACTGGGGACCCTGTGGCTGCCAGCGGGGAGAAGGGGGTGTGCAGGATCACGGCCAGGGAAGGGCCCAGGGGCCCGAGCATGGGGGGGCCTGGTTGGATCTGAGAAGATGGAGCTAAAGTCACTTTCTCGGAGGATGTCCAGGCCAGTAGTTGGGATGTGAAGACCTGAAGCAGCACAGAGCCTGGAAGCCCAGGATGGACAGAAACCTACCTGAGCAGTGGGGCTTTGAAAGCCTTGGGGGTGCAATATTCAAGATGGTCACAAGATGGCGATAGAATGCTGTAACTGTTTCTTGGTTCTGGGCCGCAGCCTGGGTGGCTGCTTCCTTCCCTGTGTGTAttgatttgtttctcttttttgagatggggtcttgctgggttgcccaggctggagtgcagtggtgcaatcatagctcactgcaaccttgaagtcctgagctcaagagatccttccacctcagcctcctgagtagctgggaccacaggcttgcaccacagtgcccagctaatttcttatattttttgtagagatggggtttcactgtgttgcccaggatggtcttgaactcctgggctcaagtgatcttcctgcctcggcctcccaaattgctgggattacaggtgtgagccaccacacccggccttaaaaatacattatatttaataGCAAAGCCCCAGTTGTGTCTTTAAAAAGCGTCTATGTAGAGCATTTATGTGGAATAAATACAGTGAATTTGTACGTGGAATCATTTGCCTCTCCTCGATCAGGGCCAGGGATGCAGGTGAGCTTGGGCTGAGATGTCAGACCCCACAGTAAGTGGGGGGCAGAGCCAAGCTGGGACCTTCCTCTAGGACAGCTCTGTAACTCTGAGACCCTCCAGGCATCTTTCCCTGTACATCAGTGCTTCTGAAAAATCTTGTGTAAATCAAATCATTTTAAAGGAGCTTGGGTTCATCACTGTTTAAAGGACAGTGTAAATAATGCTGAAGGTGACTTTACCCTGTTATTTGATCTCTTCCTTGGCCAGCTGACTTGACAGGACATAGACAGGTTTTCCTGTGTCAGTTCCCAAGCTGATCACCTTGGACTTGAAGAGAAGGCTTGTGTGGGCATCCCGTGCGCACCCCGGGTTAAATTCCCAGCAGAGTATTGCACTGGGCCTGCTGAGCCTGGTGAGGCAAAGCGCAGCACAGCAAGCACCAGGCAGTGCTGGAGACAGGCCAAGCCTGGGCCAGCCTGGGAGCCAACTGTGAGGCACGGGGCTGTGGGGCTGTGGGGCTGCAGGCTTGGGGCCAGGGAGGGAGGGCTGGGCTCTTTGGAACAGCCTTGAGAGACCTGAACCCAAACAAAATCAGATCAAGGTCTAGGGAGAGCTTAGGGCTGCTTTGGGTGCTCCAGGAAATTGATTAAACCAAGTGGACAcacacccccagccccacctcacCACAGCCTCTCCTTCAGGGTCAAACTCTGACCACAGACATTTCTCCCCTGACTAGGAGTTCCCTGGATCAAAATTGGGAGCTTGCAACACATCATTCTCTCCCTTGATGGTTTTTGTCAGTGTCTATCCAGAGCTGAAGTGTAATATATATGTTACTGTAGCTGAGAAATTAAATTTCAGGATTCTGATTTCATAATGACAACCattcctcttttctctcccttctgtAAATCTAAGATTCTATAAAGGGTGTTGACTTAATGTGACAATTGGCAGTAGTTCAGGTCTGCTTTGTAAATACCCTTGTGTCTATTGCAAAATCTCACAAAGGCTTGTTGCCTTTTTTGTGGGGTTAGAACAAGAAAAAGCCACatggaaaaaaacatttcttttttgtttttgtttgtttgtttgtttgtttttttgagacggagtctcgctctgtcacccaggctggagtgcagtggtgcaatctccgccctctgcaagctccacctcccaggttcatgctattctcctgtctcagcctcccaagtagctggaactacaggtgcccgccaccacacctggctaacttttttgtatttttagtagagacgggttttcaccgtgttagccagaatggtctcaatctcctgaccttatcatctgcctgcctcggcctcccaaagtgctgggattacaggcgtgagccaccgtgcctggcctgaaaaaaaCATTTCTAAGTATGTGGCAGATACTGAGTTATTGCTTAATGTCCTTCGattcatttgtttaatttctttaatggATTAGTACAGAAAACAAAGTTCTCTTCCTTGAAAAACTGGTAAGTTTTCTTTGTCAGATAAGGAGAGTTACGTAACCCATGACATTTCCCTTTTTGCCTCGGCTTCCAGGAAGCTCAAAGTTAAATGTAATGATCACTCTTGTAATTGTCAGTGTTGATGCCCTTCCCTTCTTCTAATGTTACTGtttacattttcctgttttattattgtgtgtgttttctaattcTAAGCCGTTCCCACTCCTTTCTGAAAGCAGGCAAATCTTCTAAGACTTATTCAGTGAAAAGTTATGAATAAAAAATGACCGTCAAGCCTACAGGTGCTaaggctactccagaggctgaggccagaggaccacttgagcccaggaatttgagacctgggctgggcaacatagcaagaccctatctccattaaaactattttttttatttaaaaaataatccgcggctgggcatggtggctcacgcctgtaatcccagcactttgggaggccgaggcaggtggatcacgaggtcaggagatcgagaccattctggctaacacggtgaaaactcgtctctattaaaaagacaaaaaaattagccgggcatgttggcgggcacctgtagtcccagctactcgggcggctgaggcaggagaatggcgtgaacccgggaggtggagctttcagtgagccgagatctcgccactgcactccagcctgggcgacaaggcaagactctgtctcaaaaaaataataaaataaaataataaaataaaaaatagtataattggaatgtttataacacaagaaatgataaatgcttgaggtgatagataccccattcaccctgatgtgattattgcaCAATGTATGTCTGTAtctaaatatctcatgtaccccacaagtatatacacctactatgtacccatataaatttaaaattaaaaatttataaaacaaaaataaataagtaaatgtagGCTGGACaccgtggttcacgcctgtaatcctagtactttgtgaggctgaggtgagagaatcacttgagcacaggagtttgaaaccggcctgggtgacatagcgagaccccatcatcacaaagaattttttaaaattagctgggcgtggtagcacataccggtagttccagctgcttgggagactgaggcaggaggattgcttgagcccaggagtttaaggcttcagtgagctacgttggcgccactgcattccagcctgggcgacagagtgagaccttgtctctattttaaaaataataaaaagaataaaaataaaatgt
The sequence above is drawn from the Symphalangus syndactylus isolate Jambi chromosome 20, NHGRI_mSymSyn1-v2.1_pri, whole genome shotgun sequence genome and encodes:
- the STH gene encoding saitohin, whose product is MTEGGGRVSCIFAAPTRLCRWLALIEYGVNLTQPLCEWMIQVARDRTLSLAWEVASLLTLSSSEVGLEGVGTIWPSSYSSEESSRNGAGQGRQLSIEDPFQGQNCPSHPAAALPLPMRGESQATSCQVQKGADGAPGYDVTTLGGDSTSKSTKGLKEKG